Proteins found in one Neomonachus schauinslandi chromosome 1, ASM220157v2, whole genome shotgun sequence genomic segment:
- the MOB3A gene encoding MOB kinase activator 3A, which produces MSNPFLKQVFNKDKTFRPKRKFEPGTQRFELHKKAQASLNAGLDLKLAVQLPPGEELSDWVAVHVVDFFNRVNLIYGTIGDGCTEQSCPVMSGGPKYEYRWQDEHQFRKPTALSAPRYMDLLMDWIEVQINNEELFPTHVGTPFPKNFLQVVKKILSRLFRVFVHVYIHHFDRIAQMGSEAHVNTCYKHFYYFVKEFGLIDTKELEPLKEMTARMCH; this is translated from the exons ATGTCCAACCCCTTCCTGAAGCAAGTTTTCAACAAGGACAAGACCTTCCGCCCCAAGCGCAAGTTCGAGCCGGGCACCCAGCGGTTCGAGCTGCACAAGAAGGCCCAGGCGTCGCTGAACGCGGGGCTGGACCTGAAGCTGGCCGTACAGCTGCCCCCTGGCGAGGAGCTCAGTGACTGGGTGGCCGTGCACGTGGTGGACTTCTTCAACCGCGTCAACCTCATCTACGGCACCATCGGTGACGGCTGCACGGAGCAGTCCTGCCCGGTCATGTCGGGCGGCCCCAAGTACGAGTATCGCTGGCAGGACGAGCACCAGTTCCGCAAGCCCACAGCGCTGTCGGCCCCCCGCTACATGGACCTGCTCATGGACTGGATCGAGGTGCAGATCAACAATGAGGAGCTCTTCCCCACCCACGTCG GCACGCCGTTCCCCAAGAACTTCCTGCAGGTGGTGAAGAAGATCCTGTCACGGCTGTTCCGCGTGTTCGTGCACGTCTACATCCACCACTTCGACCGCATCGCGCAGATGGGCTCCGAGGCTCACGTCAACACCTGCTACAAGCACTTCTACTACTTCGTCAAGGAGTTCGGCCTCATCGACACCAAGGAGCTGGAGCCGCTG AAAGAAATGACCGCACGGATGTGCCACTGA